In a single window of the Mesorhizobium shangrilense genome:
- a CDS encoding PQQ-dependent sugar dehydrogenase — translation MAVGSCSVRANSLGGSGVSRIFAQLVAVVGAVLIFVRGQDGRRVKPAFGAEPSIPKAKPQGIPTLKMPTARGWKAGEAPAAAPGLKVNAFATGLKHPRWIQVLPNGDVLTAEALSVPGGIKNAFDYAMVTTMKRAAAIGDSPNRITLLRDADGDGVAETRELFLEGLNQPFGMALLDGTFYVGNTDGLMAFSYMDGDTRIRTTGKKLAGFKPGGHWTRSLLPSRDGKKLYVGVGSLSNIGDQGMEAEEGRAAIHEYDVATGKLRIFASGLRNPVGLALEPTTDTLWTVVNERDGLGDETPPDYLTSVEDGGFYGWPYCYWGQTIDDRVPQDAALVASAITPDFALGGHTASLGLCWMPAGTLPGFPDGMVIGQHGSWNRSTLSGYKVIFVPFTDGRPSGPARDILTGFLSPDEKSSYGRPVGVTIGPDGSLLVADDVGDVIWRVTGAAN, via the coding sequence ATGGCGGTCGGTTCGTGTAGCGTGCGCGCGAACAGCTTAGGGGGTAGCGGAGTGTCACGCATTTTTGCACAGCTTGTCGCAGTGGTCGGCGCAGTTCTGATCTTCGTTCGGGGCCAGGACGGGCGCCGCGTCAAGCCGGCGTTCGGCGCTGAGCCGTCAATCCCGAAGGCGAAGCCGCAAGGGATTCCGACGTTGAAGATGCCCACTGCGCGGGGGTGGAAGGCAGGGGAAGCGCCGGCAGCCGCGCCCGGCCTCAAGGTGAACGCCTTCGCCACCGGGCTGAAGCATCCGCGCTGGATTCAGGTGCTACCGAACGGCGACGTGCTGACGGCGGAGGCGCTCAGCGTCCCGGGCGGCATCAAGAACGCCTTCGACTATGCCATGGTCACCACGATGAAGCGCGCCGCCGCAATCGGCGACAGCCCGAACCGGATCACGCTGCTGCGAGACGCGGATGGCGACGGCGTGGCCGAGACGCGTGAACTGTTTCTCGAGGGACTCAACCAGCCATTCGGCATGGCGCTGCTCGACGGCACGTTCTATGTCGGCAACACTGATGGTCTGATGGCCTTTTCCTACATGGATGGGGACACGCGGATCCGGACGACCGGCAAGAAACTCGCCGGGTTCAAGCCGGGTGGACATTGGACCCGCAGCCTGCTGCCGAGCCGCGACGGCAAGAAACTCTATGTCGGCGTCGGATCGCTGAGCAACATCGGCGATCAGGGCATGGAGGCAGAGGAAGGACGCGCGGCGATCCACGAGTATGACGTCGCCACCGGCAAGCTCCGCATCTTTGCATCGGGGCTGCGCAACCCCGTCGGCCTTGCCCTGGAGCCGACGACGGACACGTTGTGGACTGTCGTGAACGAGCGGGACGGGCTGGGCGACGAGACGCCACCCGACTATCTGACCTCCGTGGAGGACGGCGGCTTTTACGGTTGGCCGTACTGCTACTGGGGGCAGACGATCGATGATCGCGTGCCGCAGGATGCCGCCCTGGTCGCGTCAGCGATCACACCGGATTTCGCGCTCGGCGGACATACTGCGTCGCTGGGCCTGTGCTGGATGCCGGCCGGCACGCTGCCCGGTTTTCCGGACGGCATGGTGATCGGCCAGCACGGATCCTGGAACCGGAGCACGCTCAGCGGCTACAAGGTCATCTTCGTGCCATTCACCGACGGACGACCTTCCGGCCCCGCACGCGACATCCTCACCGGCTTTCTCTCGCCCGACGAGAAGTCTTCCTACGGTCGGCCCGTCGGGGTGACGATCGGGCCGGATGGCTCGCTGCTGGTCGCGGACGACGTCGGCGACGTCATCTGGCGGGTGACCGGCGCCGCGAACTGA
- a CDS encoding YciI family protein has translation MLYAILAYHVEDVITSMSDQEDRALMEDLHEVHGRLTREGRLGPAARLGATTSACTLRGPGDGVVLDGPFAETKEQLLGLYVLDCEAREDAIAAARDLRSANPSAVYEIRPIQLYLPGVPFPVTETSPA, from the coding sequence ATGCTCTACGCAATTCTGGCGTATCACGTCGAAGACGTCATCACCTCGATGTCGGACCAGGAGGATCGGGCCCTGATGGAGGATCTCCACGAGGTGCATGGACGGCTGACGCGTGAAGGCCGGCTCGGACCGGCGGCGCGCCTCGGCGCAACGACCAGTGCCTGCACGTTGCGCGGGCCAGGAGACGGCGTCGTTCTCGACGGTCCCTTTGCCGAAACCAAGGAGCAACTCCTGGGCCTCTATGTCCTCGATTGCGAGGCCAGGGAGGATGCGATCGCGGCGGCGCGCGACCTGCGCAGCGCAAACCCCAGCGCCGTCTATGAGATACGGCCGATCCAGCTCTACCTGCCTGGCGTGCCGTTTCCCGTGACCGAAACGTCGCCGGCGTGA
- a CDS encoding branched-chain amino acid ABC transporter substrate-binding protein: MKKSLLSAVALTALVAFGGTAWADILIGVAGPITGPNAAFGAQLQKGAEQAAADINAAGGINGEQIKVVVGDDVSDPKQGISVANKFVADGVKFVVGHFNSGVSIPASEVYAENGIMQISPASTNPQYTERGLWNTFRTCGRDDQQGIVAGQYLAENFKDGKIAVIHDKTPYGQGLADETKKALNGAGVTEAMYEGINVGDKDFSALIAKMKEAGVTAVYYGGLHTEAGLIMRQLADQGLKATFMSGDGIVSNELASIAGDAVDGTLMTFAPDPRKNPAAKDIVEKFRAAGFEPEAYTLYAYAAVQVIADAAKAAGDVDPQKVAEAAKAKGPFKTAIGDLGFDAKGDITRPDYVMYTWKKGDDGKYNYFENE, translated from the coding sequence ATGAAGAAATCACTGTTGTCCGCAGTTGCCCTGACCGCGCTCGTCGCGTTCGGCGGCACCGCTTGGGCGGACATCCTGATCGGCGTCGCCGGTCCAATCACCGGCCCGAACGCCGCTTTCGGCGCGCAGCTCCAGAAGGGCGCGGAGCAGGCGGCCGCCGACATCAACGCTGCTGGCGGAATCAATGGCGAGCAGATCAAGGTGGTCGTCGGCGACGACGTCTCCGATCCGAAGCAGGGCATCTCGGTCGCCAACAAGTTCGTCGCTGACGGCGTCAAGTTCGTCGTCGGCCACTTCAACTCGGGCGTCTCCATTCCCGCGTCGGAAGTCTATGCTGAGAACGGGATCATGCAGATCTCGCCGGCGTCGACCAACCCGCAGTACACCGAGCGCGGCCTGTGGAACACCTTCCGTACCTGCGGTCGCGACGACCAGCAGGGCATCGTTGCCGGCCAGTACCTGGCGGAGAACTTCAAGGACGGCAAGATCGCGGTCATCCACGATAAGACGCCCTACGGCCAGGGCCTTGCCGACGAGACCAAGAAGGCGCTGAACGGCGCCGGCGTCACCGAGGCGATGTACGAAGGCATCAACGTCGGCGACAAGGACTTCTCCGCCCTCATCGCCAAGATGAAGGAAGCCGGCGTGACGGCCGTCTACTACGGCGGTCTCCACACCGAAGCGGGCCTGATCATGCGCCAGCTGGCCGACCAGGGCCTGAAGGCGACCTTCATGTCGGGCGACGGCATCGTGTCGAACGAGCTTGCTTCGATCGCCGGCGACGCCGTTGACGGCACGCTGATGACCTTCGCGCCGGATCCGCGCAAGAACCCGGCCGCAAAGGACATCGTCGAGAAGTTCCGCGCCGCGGGCTTCGAGCCGGAAGCCTACACGCTCTACGCCTACGCCGCCGTGCAGGTCATCGCGGACGCCGCCAAGGCCGCCGGCGACGTTGATCCGCAGAAGGTCGCGGAAGCCGCCAAGGCCAAGGGTCCGTTCAAGACCGCGATCGGCGACCTCGGCTTCGACGCCAAGGGCGACATCACCCGTCCGGACTATGTGATGTACACCTGGAAGAAGGGCGACGACGGCAAGTACAACTACTTCGAGAACGAATGA
- a CDS encoding DUF6867 family protein, which produces MITEHFYFGELCFFLLACWATWMTGRAVARVWQEPASFLVYSLLLAAGVRFLHYALYGGPFLSLPHYLSDLVILAAVGLIAHRYTRTKQMVTQYSWLYERASPLSWKAKA; this is translated from the coding sequence ATGATCACCGAGCACTTCTACTTCGGCGAACTGTGTTTCTTCCTGCTCGCCTGCTGGGCGACATGGATGACCGGCCGCGCCGTCGCGCGTGTATGGCAGGAACCCGCGAGTTTCCTCGTCTATTCGCTGCTTCTCGCCGCAGGAGTTCGATTCCTGCACTACGCGCTCTATGGCGGACCCTTTCTCAGTCTGCCGCACTATTTGTCCGACCTCGTCATCTTGGCTGCGGTCGGCCTGATCGCGCATCGATACACGCGCACCAAGCAGATGGTGACGCAGTATAGTTGGCTATACGAGCGTGCGTCCCCGCTAAGCTGGAAAGCCAAGGCATGA
- a CDS encoding ABC transporter ATP-binding protein: MAMQTLLKVEGVETYYGNIRALNGVSVDVNEGEIVALIGANGAGKSTLMMTIFGTPRARTGKITFAGTDITEMPTHEIARLRIAQSPEGRRIFPRMTVMENLQMGAGLDKLKYYDEDVEKVFHLFPRLKERIAQRGGTLSGGEQQMLSIGRALMARPKLLLLDEPSLGLAPLIVKQIFDAIRELNRTQGLTVFLVEQNAFGALKLATRGYVMVNGRVTMSGTGKDLLADPEVRAAYLEGGRH, translated from the coding sequence ATGGCCATGCAAACCCTGCTCAAGGTCGAGGGCGTCGAGACCTACTATGGCAACATCCGTGCGTTGAACGGCGTCTCGGTCGATGTCAACGAAGGCGAGATCGTGGCGCTGATCGGCGCCAACGGCGCCGGCAAGTCGACGCTGATGATGACCATCTTCGGGACGCCGCGAGCACGCACCGGCAAGATCACCTTCGCCGGCACCGACATCACCGAAATGCCGACGCACGAGATTGCGAGATTGCGGATTGCGCAGTCGCCGGAGGGCCGGCGCATCTTCCCCCGCATGACCGTGATGGAAAACCTGCAGATGGGCGCCGGTCTCGACAAGCTCAAGTACTACGACGAGGACGTCGAGAAGGTCTTTCATCTGTTCCCGCGCCTGAAGGAACGCATCGCCCAGCGTGGCGGCACGCTGTCGGGCGGCGAGCAGCAGATGCTCTCCATCGGCCGCGCCTTGATGGCCCGCCCCAAGTTGCTGCTGCTCGACGAACCGTCGCTCGGTCTGGCGCCGCTCATCGTCAAGCAGATCTTCGACGCCATTCGAGAGCTGAACCGGACGCAAGGGCTCACCGTGTTCCTGGTCGAACAGAACGCCTTCGGCGCCCTTAAGCTCGCCACGCGCGGCTACGTCATGGTCAACGGCAGGGTGACCATGAGCGGCACCGGCAAGGACCTGCTGGCCGATCCCGAGGTACGCGCCGCCTATCTCGAAGGCGGGCGTCACTAG
- a CDS encoding ATP-binding cassette domain-containing protein, whose amino-acid sequence MSAAASMNDAILNVEHLSMKFGGLVAIGDLSFQARRGEITALIGPNGAGKTTVFNCITGFYKPSEGMITLSRKDGSTYLLERLADFQITQKAKVARTFQNIRLFSGMTVLENLLVAQHNVLMKASGYTILGLLGIGGYAQASRDSIELAKFWLEKADLTSRADDPAGDLPYGAQRRLEIARAMCTGPELLCLDEPAAGLNPKESLALNALLNDIKENTGTSILLIEHDMSVVMQISDHVVVLEYGRKISDGDPMSVKSDPKVIAAYLGVDDEEVTEVLTEVGDESVIEELDAEPDPAHGPSVSASMMAGPVSDTIRHSDDEGEIIKVSAGASRARQVEARMARLAQTPAGETAKQPPSAKSPKRASDAVPAAEARPVARATRRTPSAPVLSNTLTAPRGGQPDALTRIKGIGPVNERKLNDHGIFHFDQIAAWKRADIAAAEAYLAFDGRIGREDWVGQAKALARQQRSAKAAPAKRGGRN is encoded by the coding sequence ATGAGTGCGGCGGCTTCCATGAACGATGCGATCCTCAACGTCGAACACCTGTCGATGAAGTTCGGCGGGCTGGTGGCGATCGGCGACCTCTCCTTTCAGGCCAGGCGCGGCGAGATCACCGCGCTGATCGGGCCGAACGGCGCCGGCAAGACGACCGTGTTCAACTGCATCACCGGCTTCTACAAGCCCAGCGAAGGCATGATCACGCTGTCCCGCAAGGACGGGTCGACCTACCTCCTCGAGCGGCTGGCTGACTTCCAGATCACCCAGAAGGCGAAGGTCGCGCGCACTTTCCAGAACATCCGGCTGTTTTCGGGCATGACCGTACTCGAGAACCTGCTGGTTGCGCAGCACAACGTGCTCATGAAGGCGTCGGGCTACACCATCCTCGGCCTGCTGGGCATCGGCGGCTATGCCCAGGCGTCGCGCGACTCGATCGAGCTGGCCAAGTTCTGGCTGGAGAAGGCGGATCTCACCAGCCGCGCCGACGATCCGGCGGGCGATCTCCCGTACGGCGCCCAGCGCCGGCTCGAGATTGCGCGCGCCATGTGCACGGGGCCGGAGCTGCTTTGCCTTGATGAGCCCGCGGCAGGCCTGAACCCGAAGGAATCCCTGGCGCTCAACGCCCTGCTCAACGACATCAAGGAGAACACCGGCACCTCGATCCTGCTGATCGAGCACGACATGTCGGTCGTGATGCAGATCTCCGACCACGTCGTCGTGCTGGAATACGGCCGCAAGATTTCCGACGGCGACCCGATGTCGGTCAAGAGCGACCCGAAGGTCATCGCCGCCTATCTCGGCGTCGATGACGAGGAGGTGACCGAGGTGCTCACCGAGGTCGGCGATGAGAGCGTCATCGAGGAACTGGACGCGGAGCCCGATCCAGCGCACGGTCCCTCGGTTTCCGCCTCCATGATGGCGGGTCCTGTCTCCGATACCATCCGCCACAGCGACGACGAGGGCGAGATAATAAAGGTCTCGGCCGGCGCTTCTCGGGCGCGGCAAGTCGAGGCGAGGATGGCGCGGCTTGCGCAAACGCCGGCGGGAGAGACCGCAAAGCAGCCGCCTTCCGCGAAATCGCCGAAGCGGGCATCCGATGCTGTGCCGGCCGCCGAGGCGCGCCCGGTCGCCAGGGCGACCAGGCGGACGCCTTCCGCGCCGGTGCTTTCGAACACCTTGACCGCCCCGCGCGGCGGCCAGCCGGACGCGTTGACCCGGATCAAGGGCATAGGACCAGTGAACGAGCGCAAGCTCAACGACCACGGCATCTTCCACTTCGACCAGATCGCGGCATGGAAGCGGGCCGACATCGCTGCGGCCGAGGCTTATCTGGCCTTCGACGGGCGGATCGGCCGAGAGGACTGGGTGGGCCAGGCCAAGGCGCTCGCCAGACAGCAGAGATCGGCCAAGGCAGCGCCGGCGAAGCGCGGGGGACGCAACTAG
- the livM gene encoding high-affinity branched-chain amino acid ABC transporter permease LivM, with protein MAAVTTTERAADALFPRALREAVYAGLIAFGLFVLLIGLKTDQNIRNELILVPRWGLLAIIVALVMVVRFVSVAYVQPAVERSKAAKAKAPPVEAEAGFVRKNFNALGIGFLFVFPIAMVLMFGLQGSLKWVDNFGIQILIYVMLAWGLNIVVGLAGLLDLGYVAFYAVGAYCYALLGTEFGWSFWILLPAAGAMAAMWGVILGFPVLRLRGDYLAIVTLAFGEIIRLVLINWRELTNGSAGISGIPKVTFFGLFNFDVSSPFYIAKVFGIPQSGVYYKIFLYYLILLLCLLTAFVTIRLRRMPVGRAWEALREDEIACRSLGINTTTTKLTAFATGAMFGGFAGSFFAARQGFVSPESFIFLESAIILAIVVLGGMGSLTGIAIAALVMVGGTEALRELQFLKLIFGPDFTPELYRMLLFGMAMVIVMIWKPRGFVASREPTAFLRERKAVSSAFTKEGHG; from the coding sequence ATGGCTGCCGTTACGACAACCGAACGGGCCGCGGATGCCCTGTTTCCGCGCGCCCTCCGCGAGGCCGTCTATGCGGGGCTCATCGCCTTTGGCCTTTTCGTCCTCCTGATAGGCCTGAAGACCGATCAGAACATCCGCAATGAGCTGATCCTGGTCCCCCGCTGGGGACTGCTGGCGATCATCGTGGCGCTTGTCATGGTCGTGCGCTTCGTGTCGGTGGCTTACGTCCAGCCCGCCGTCGAGCGCAGCAAGGCAGCCAAGGCCAAGGCTCCGCCGGTGGAAGCCGAGGCCGGCTTTGTGCGCAAGAACTTCAACGCGCTGGGCATCGGGTTCCTCTTTGTCTTCCCCATCGCCATGGTGCTCATGTTCGGCCTCCAGGGTTCCCTGAAGTGGGTCGACAATTTCGGCATCCAGATTCTCATCTATGTGATGCTGGCCTGGGGCCTGAACATCGTCGTCGGCCTCGCCGGGCTGCTCGACCTGGGTTATGTGGCCTTCTACGCAGTCGGCGCCTATTGCTACGCCCTGCTCGGCACCGAGTTCGGCTGGTCGTTCTGGATCCTGCTGCCCGCCGCCGGCGCCATGGCTGCAATGTGGGGCGTGATCCTCGGGTTTCCGGTGTTGCGGTTGCGCGGCGACTATCTCGCCATCGTGACCCTGGCCTTCGGCGAGATCATCCGTCTCGTGCTGATCAACTGGCGAGAACTCACCAACGGCTCGGCCGGCATTTCCGGCATACCCAAGGTGACGTTCTTCGGCCTCTTCAATTTCGACGTCTCGTCGCCCTTCTACATCGCCAAGGTATTCGGCATTCCGCAGTCCGGCGTCTACTACAAGATCTTCCTCTACTACCTCATCCTTCTGCTTTGCCTGCTCACCGCCTTCGTCACCATCCGGTTGCGTCGAATGCCGGTCGGCCGCGCCTGGGAGGCGCTGCGCGAGGATGAGATCGCCTGCCGTTCGCTCGGCATCAACACCACCACGACGAAGCTCACCGCTTTCGCGACGGGCGCCATGTTCGGCGGCTTCGCCGGCTCGTTCTTCGCAGCGCGGCAGGGCTTCGTCAGCCCCGAATCCTTCATCTTCCTGGAATCGGCGATCATCCTTGCCATCGTCGTGCTCGGCGGCATGGGTTCGCTCACCGGCATCGCGATTGCGGCGCTGGTCATGGTCGGGGGCACGGAGGCGCTGCGCGAGCTGCAGTTCCTCAAGCTGATCTTCGGTCCCGACTTCACGCCGGAGCTCTACCGCATGCTGCTCTTCGGAATGGCCATGGTCATCGTCATGATCTGGAAGCCGCGCGGTTTCGTGGCCAGCCGCGAGCCCACCGCCTTCCTGCGCGAACGGAAGGCCGTCTCAAGCGCGTTCACCAAGGAAGGCCACGGTTGA
- a CDS encoding branched-chain amino acid ABC transporter permease has protein sequence MEYFVQQLVNGLTLGSIYGLIAIGYTMVYGIIGMINFAHGDIFMVGAFIALIVFLILLSLFYSVPVAVALLIMMIVAMLMTSLYNWVIEKIAYRPLRGSFRLAPLITAIGMSIALSNFVQVTQGPRNKPIPPMVSQVYTVGGISISLKQIIIVVVTAALLAVFWYLVNRTALGRAQRACEQDRKMAALLGVDVDRTISITFIMGASLAAVAGTLFLMYYGVVAFSDGFVPGVKAFTAAVLGGIGSIPGAVIGGLLIGFIESMWSAYFSIDYKDVAAFSILAIVLIFLPSGILGRPEVEKV, from the coding sequence ATGGAATATTTCGTCCAGCAGCTTGTTAACGGGCTGACGCTGGGATCGATCTATGGGCTGATCGCGATCGGCTATACGATGGTCTATGGCATCATAGGCATGATCAACTTCGCTCATGGCGACATCTTCATGGTGGGCGCCTTCATCGCCCTGATCGTGTTCCTGATCCTGCTGAGCCTCTTCTACTCGGTGCCAGTGGCCGTCGCGCTTCTGATCATGATGATCGTGGCGATGCTGATGACCAGCCTCTACAACTGGGTGATTGAGAAGATCGCCTATCGGCCGTTGCGCGGTTCGTTCCGGCTGGCGCCGCTGATCACCGCGATCGGCATGTCGATCGCGCTGTCGAACTTCGTGCAGGTCACCCAAGGGCCGCGCAACAAGCCGATCCCGCCGATGGTCAGCCAGGTCTACACTGTGGGAGGCATCTCGATCTCGCTGAAGCAGATCATCATCGTCGTGGTCACCGCCGCGCTGCTTGCCGTCTTCTGGTATCTCGTCAACCGCACCGCCCTCGGCCGGGCGCAGCGCGCCTGCGAGCAGGACCGCAAGATGGCCGCTCTGCTCGGCGTCGACGTGGACCGCACGATCTCGATCACCTTCATCATGGGCGCGTCGCTCGCCGCCGTCGCCGGCACGTTGTTCCTCATGTACTACGGCGTCGTCGCCTTCTCGGATGGCTTCGTCCCCGGCGTGAAGGCCTTCACCGCCGCGGTGCTCGGCGGTATCGGCTCCATCCCCGGAGCCGTGATCGGCGGATTGCTGATCGGCTTCATAGAAAGCATGTGGTCGGCCTATTTCTCGATCGACTACAAGGACGTCGCCGCCTTCTCCATCCTCGCTATCGTCCTGATCTTCCTGCCGTCCGGCATCCTCGGCCGGCCCGAAGTCGAAAAGGTCTGA
- a CDS encoding 4-hydroxyproline epimerase produces MPRNTFTCIDGHTCGNPVRLVAGGGPQLHGATMMERRAHFLAEYDWIRTGLMFEPRGHDVMSGSILYPPTRDDCDVAILFIETSGCLPMCGHGTIGTVTMAIENGLVKPKTPGVLRLDTPAGLVIAEYRQEGEYVEEVRITNVPSFLYAEGLTVDCPTLGEIKVDVAYGGNFYAIVEPQENFRDMAHHSAGDFIAWSPVVRQRLNEKYSFVHPENPAINRLSHMLWTGKPRHPEADARNAVFYGDKAIDRSPCGTGTSARMAQLHAKGKLKAGDSFVHESIIGSLFKGRVERETEVAGRPAIVPSIGGWARMTGLNTIFIDDRDPFAHGFVAT; encoded by the coding sequence ATGCCACGCAACACGTTCACCTGCATCGACGGCCATACCTGCGGCAACCCGGTGCGCCTGGTCGCCGGCGGCGGGCCGCAACTGCACGGCGCGACCATGATGGAGCGGCGGGCGCACTTCCTCGCCGAATACGACTGGATTCGCACCGGCCTCATGTTCGAGCCGCGCGGCCACGACGTGATGTCGGGATCGATCCTCTACCCGCCGACGCGCGACGACTGCGACGTCGCCATCCTCTTCATCGAGACCTCAGGCTGCCTGCCGATGTGCGGCCACGGCACGATCGGCACCGTCACGATGGCGATCGAGAACGGCCTGGTGAAACCGAAGACGCCGGGCGTGCTTCGGCTGGATACGCCGGCCGGCCTCGTCATCGCAGAGTATCGCCAGGAGGGCGAATATGTGGAGGAGGTCCGCATCACCAACGTCCCCTCCTTCCTCTATGCCGAGGGCCTGACGGTGGACTGCCCGACGCTCGGCGAGATCAAGGTCGACGTGGCCTATGGCGGCAACTTCTATGCCATCGTCGAGCCGCAGGAGAATTTCCGCGACATGGCCCACCATTCCGCTGGCGACTTCATCGCCTGGAGTCCCGTTGTCCGCCAGCGGCTCAACGAGAAATACAGCTTCGTGCATCCGGAGAACCCCGCCATCAACCGGCTCTCCCACATGCTGTGGACCGGGAAGCCGAGGCATCCCGAAGCCGACGCGCGCAATGCGGTGTTCTACGGCGACAAGGCGATCGACCGCTCGCCTTGCGGCACCGGGACCTCGGCGCGCATGGCGCAGCTCCATGCAAAGGGCAAGCTGAAGGCCGGAGATTCCTTTGTCCACGAGTCCATCATCGGATCGCTGTTCAAAGGGCGCGTGGAGCGCGAAACGGAGGTGGCCGGCCGCCCGGCAATCGTTCCATCCATTGGCGGGTGGGCGCGCATGACGGGTTTGAATACGATCTTCATCGATGATCGCGATCCGTTCGCGCATGGCTTCGTGGCGACCTGA
- a CDS encoding NAD(P)/FAD-dependent oxidoreductase, whose amino-acid sequence MVGAGIIGICTAACLAEAGCRVTVIDRTGICEETSSGNAAAFAFSDVLPLAQKGMLRHLPRWLADPLGPLAIPPAYLPWLAPWLWRFWRAGAPSNYEAALSAQAALMKLAEAEWMSLLDRSGTRHMLREDGSLELYESEDEFCASLPGWAARDRFGIGYRHVAGDDLAALQPGLSGQFIKGTFVPGWKTVADPKLLGKAVWRYAEQRGASFVQGDVAVAVPMGDTVAVQLREGRTIVARRLVVAAGAWSHLLARHFGDRIPLETERGYNTTLPRSAFDVRRQLIFSGHGFVVTPLDTGIRVGGAVELAGLRRPPNHARSRAMMEKARRFLPGLDPSGGREWMGFRPSLPDSLPVIGKAARGPVLYAFGHGHLGLTQAAATGRLISDMALGSISAIDTSPFSAQRF is encoded by the coding sequence ATCGTCGGCGCCGGGATCATCGGCATCTGCACGGCGGCCTGCCTCGCGGAAGCCGGATGCCGGGTAACGGTGATCGACCGCACCGGCATCTGCGAGGAGACCAGTTCGGGCAACGCGGCGGCCTTCGCCTTCTCCGACGTGCTGCCTCTGGCCCAGAAGGGCATGCTGCGCCACCTGCCGCGCTGGCTCGCCGACCCGCTGGGGCCTTTGGCTATCCCGCCAGCCTACCTGCCCTGGCTCGCGCCCTGGCTATGGCGCTTCTGGCGCGCCGGCGCGCCTTCGAACTACGAAGCGGCGCTGTCGGCGCAGGCGGCGCTGATGAAGCTCGCCGAAGCCGAGTGGATGAGCCTGCTGGACCGTTCCGGCACGCGCCACATGCTGCGCGAGGACGGCTCGCTCGAGCTCTACGAAAGCGAGGACGAGTTCTGCGCGTCACTCCCGGGATGGGCCGCGCGCGACCGCTTCGGCATCGGCTACCGGCATGTTGCCGGCGACGATCTGGCGGCGCTCCAGCCGGGCCTCTCCGGACAGTTCATAAAGGGAACCTTCGTGCCGGGCTGGAAGACGGTCGCCGATCCCAAGTTGCTGGGCAAGGCGGTCTGGCGCTACGCGGAGCAGCGCGGCGCGTCCTTCGTGCAGGGCGATGTCGCGGTCGCCGTCCCGATGGGCGATACCGTCGCCGTGCAACTGCGTGAGGGCCGCACGATCGTGGCGCGGCGGCTGGTCGTCGCCGCCGGCGCGTGGTCGCATCTGCTCGCGCGCCATTTCGGCGACCGCATCCCCTTGGAAACCGAGCGCGGCTACAACACCACCCTGCCCCGCTCCGCCTTCGACGTCAGGCGCCAGCTCATCTTCTCCGGCCACGGCTTCGTCGTCACGCCGCTCGACACCGGCATCCGCGTCGGCGGTGCGGTTGAGCTGGCTGGACTTCGCCGGCCGCCCAATCATGCGCGGTCAAGAGCCATGATGGAAAAGGCGCGGCGGTTCCTGCCGGGGCTGGACCCTTCAGGTGGCCGCGAGTGGATGGGGTTCCGCCCGTCGCTTCCCGATTCCCTGCCGGTCATCGGCAAGGCTGCGCGCGGGCCGGTTCTCTACGCCTTCGGCCACGGTCATCTCGGTCTGACGCAGGCCGCCGCCACCGGCCGCCTGATCAGCGACATGGCGCTCGGCAGCATTTCCGCGATTGACACGTCCCCCTTCTCTGCGCAACGCTTCTGA